In Luteolibacter arcticus, the genomic stretch GGCCGTGTGGACGCGTTCGCCGGGTGATGGCGACGTGATCGTCTGCACGGATCAGGTCTGCCTGCCTCCGATCGATTCGACGGCCGGCTGGATTGCCGAATTTTCCCCCTGGAAAATGGAATGAATGGGGCGAGGGTCCCCGGCGTCCGAACCGCCGCATGAAAACGCTTTCCCTCTTCTTCACCAGCCTGTTCCTCGCTGGAGCCGCCCAAGCCGCCAACATCGCGATCAAGAACGACACCGGCGCGCCGCAGCGGCTGGTGGTCTATCAGGACGGCAAGGTGGCGGGCTACGTCGATCGTTTGAAACCGGGAAAGACCCTGCTGGTGAAGGTCAACGACGCGGGCGGCAAGCCGCTGCTGTCGCTGAAGGTGGCCGGTGAAGACGAGTTCCTGTTCCTGCCGCTCAAGACCAAGGCCTACAAGCTGTCGTGGCTGAGGAATCTGCTGTGGTAGCCAAGGAGCGGGGTGAATCGCGTCCAAACCCTGTTTCCGAGATTTTTCTTTCGGGCCGTGGCTGTCGGCTTTGAGATGCCGCCATGGCGGAGCGCGTTTTCTTGGGCTGGAGCAGGCCCTTCCTGAGGGTGCTGACCGAGTGGTTGTTGGCACGGCGGGATGAACTGCCGGGCATGCTCGTGGTGGTCCCGACGGCTCAGGCCGGACGGTTGTTGCGGGAAGCGCTGGCCGAGGCGGCAGGGGGCTTGCTTGCGCCGAAGGTGGTGACGCCTGGGCATTTCCTGCGGACCGAAAATGCCGCGCCGGACGCTGTTGAACTGCTGGCCTGGGTGGAGGTGCTGGAGTCGATCCGCGACTGGTCGCCGTATGCCGCGGCTTTTCCTCTGCCGCCCGGCGAGGGCGAGTCCCCTGGCTGGGCACTGGGGCTCGCAAAGTCGCTCGCGGGGGTCAGGAAGAACCTGCAGGAGAATGCCCTGCTGCTCATCGATGCCGCTCGGCGGTTGGGAAAGACCGTGGAGGGCGAGCGTTGGGAAGCGCTTGCCGATCTGGAGGCAAAGGTGGAGCTGCAATTGAAGCGCTGGAGATTTGAGAGCCGCAGCCGTGTGCTGGCGCGAGGGGGGGATATCGATGACACGCGGCGCGTGGTGTTGGCCGGCGTGCCGGATTTCCCGGCGGCGGTGGCTCGCCATTTGTCGAATGCGATCGTTCTAATCGGAGCGCCTGAAAGCGAGGCAGGGGAGTTTGATGAACTGGGCCGGCCGATTCCGGAGTGGGCGGAGCGAAGGATCGCTTGGCCGCAATGCGGGAGCGTCACCCTCACCGCCGATCCGCGCCAACAGGCTGCGGAAGCGATGCGGCTCGCGGCTGCGGCGGGCACGCCATCCGATGAACTCGCGCTCGGCTCCGCCGACGAGGCCACGGCGGGCGAGTTGGTCCGCGCGTTTGGCCGTGGCGGCTGGGTGCTGCACGATCCGGCGCACTTGCCGCCTGCGCCCTTGAAGGCGTGGCTGGCGACGTGGCGGCAGTTTGTTTCACGGCCGGACGCCGCGGCGGCGATTGATCTGTTAGGCTTCGTGGAAACCGGCGCGTTGACCGGTGGCAAGCGTGCCCAGCGGGTCGTCGCGCTGTCTGCCGCCCGTGACCAGTGGCTGGCCCGCGATCGGGATGACTTGCAGCGGATCACCGCGCTGAATCCTCGCAATCCGGAGGCAATCCAGCTTGCGGAGGAAACGCTGGAAGCGCTCCACCGTCATCGCGGGGTCTTTCTCCGCGAGGGAATCCATGCGGGGCTGGCCCGTATGTTAGAACGAGTCGATCCCGGCGGTGAGCATAGCGCTGCCATCTTCGAATGGCTCGATGCCACCGCCTCCGTTGCGACGGAGGTGCGCCGCGAAGCTGGGTTCTGGATTGACGTGCTGTGCTCCAGCTTGCCCGAGGCGGCGGCTACCGCGCCGGAGGATCGCGTGCTCGATGTGCAAGGATGGCTGGAGCTTTTCCACGAGCCCGGGAAGCACTTGATCATCTGTGGCATGAACGAGGGCTTGGTCCCCGGCCGCGCCAGCACCGATGCCTGGCTGCCGGAGGGCACGCGCAAGCTGTTAGGATTGTCGAACGATGCCGCACGACATGCCCGCGACGCCTATCTGCTCACGGCAATGATGGAAGTGCGCCGGACCGGTGGTCGTGTCGATCTGCTGCTCGCGAAGGCCGGCTCGGAGGGGGACGTGTTGCTGCCATCGCGTTTGCTGCTGGCGGCGGAGGAGGCCGAGCTACACGCACGGGTGAAACAACTCTTCCATGAGATCGAGCCACCGGATTCGTCGCTCGCGTGGACGCTCGATGAAGCGTGGAAGTGGCAGCCGCCCGCGATTGAGAAGGAGCTTCGCATCAGCGTGACCACGTTTGCGGATTACCTCGCGTGTCCCTTCCGCTTCTACCTGAAGTATGTCGCGGGCATGAGCGAACCGGCGCCGGAACGGGTGGAATGGAACCAGCGCGATTTCGGCAACGTCGCTCACATCGTGGTGGAACGCTGGGCGCTCGATGATGAGGCAAAGGACTTCTCGAGAGCGGAAGCGATCGAGGCATGGGTGCACGAAGAACTCGATCGGGTGATCGCGGAACGCTTCGGCCAGAAGGTGCCGCTGGCGGTGCGCATCCAGCGTGAATCGATGCGCCAGCGCCTGTCGTGGTTCGCCGGCGTGCAGGCATGCCAGCGGTCTAACGGCTGGCGGATCGCGGAGGTGGAGAAGAAGTTCGAACTGGATATCGAAGGCGTGACCATCGTCGGTCGCGTCGATCGGATCGAGCGTCACGACGACGGACGCCGTCGTGTGCTCGACTACAAGACGGGAACTACGGCAGGTCTCGTAGAAGGCTCGCACCGCACCGGCATCATCGCCAGCACCCGCTTCCCCGCGCATCTGGAGAATGTCCCGCAGATCCTATCCACGGGTGGGGACGGGAAGCCGAAGCGCTGGAAGAACCTCCAGGTGCCTCTCTACGCCGCGGCGCTGGGGGACGTGGATGAGCTCGGCTATTTCCAACTCGGTGCGACGGAGGGCGACGTGAAGCTTTCGCTGTGGGAGGGCTTCTCCATTGCCGACCGCGATTCGGCGCTCGCCTGTGCCCGCTGGGTGGTCGGGCAAGTGAAGAACCGGGTATTCTGGCCGCCGGCGGAGAAGGTCGATTTCGATGACTATGCGGTGCTCGCGCTGGGCCGCAGCCTGGATGAAGCGGTCGCGAGGAAGGGAGGTGCCGCGTGAGCGTGCCTCCCATCCTTTCCAAGAACCTCATGATCCTCGCCTCCGCAGGATCGGGGAAAACCTTCCAGCTCGGCAACCGCGTGATTGGCTTGGTCGGCTCGCGGGGAGTGGATCCCGCACGGATCGTGGCGCTGACCTTCACCCGCAAGGCGGCGGGCGAGTTCGCGGACTCGGTGCTGTCGAAGCTCGCCGAGTGTGCGATGGATCCGGAGCAGGAGCGGAAATTGGGCCAGCAGATCGGCGAGGCCTTCGCGGCCGGGCCGACCCTTGCCCGTATCGTGCGGGCCTTGCCGACCTTCCAGCTCGGCACCATGGACGGCTTCTTCGCGCGTGTGGTACGAGGGTTCCAGTACGAACTCGGGTTGACCGGTGGCACCTTTGAGT encodes the following:
- a CDS encoding PD-(D/E)XK nuclease family protein; this translates as MAERVFLGWSRPFLRVLTEWLLARRDELPGMLVVVPTAQAGRLLREALAEAAGGLLAPKVVTPGHFLRTENAAPDAVELLAWVEVLESIRDWSPYAAAFPLPPGEGESPGWALGLAKSLAGVRKNLQENALLLIDAARRLGKTVEGERWEALADLEAKVELQLKRWRFESRSRVLARGGDIDDTRRVVLAGVPDFPAAVARHLSNAIVLIGAPESEAGEFDELGRPIPEWAERRIAWPQCGSVTLTADPRQQAAEAMRLAAAAGTPSDELALGSADEATAGELVRAFGRGGWVLHDPAHLPPAPLKAWLATWRQFVSRPDAAAAIDLLGFVETGALTGGKRAQRVVALSAARDQWLARDRDDLQRITALNPRNPEAIQLAEETLEALHRHRGVFLREGIHAGLARMLERVDPGGEHSAAIFEWLDATASVATEVRREAGFWIDVLCSSLPEAAATAPEDRVLDVQGWLELFHEPGKHLIICGMNEGLVPGRASTDAWLPEGTRKLLGLSNDAARHARDAYLLTAMMEVRRTGGRVDLLLAKAGSEGDVLLPSRLLLAAEEAELHARVKQLFHEIEPPDSSLAWTLDEAWKWQPPAIEKELRISVTTFADYLACPFRFYLKYVAGMSEPAPERVEWNQRDFGNVAHIVVERWALDDEAKDFSRAEAIEAWVHEELDRVIAERFGQKVPLAVRIQRESMRQRLSWFAGVQACQRSNGWRIAEVEKKFELDIEGVTIVGRVDRIERHDDGRRRVLDYKTGTTAGLVEGSHRTGIIASTRFPAHLENVPQILSTGGDGKPKRWKNLQVPLYAAALGDVDELGYFQLGATEGDVKLSLWEGFSIADRDSALACARWVVGQVKNRVFWPPAEKVDFDDYAVLALGRSLDEAVARKGGAA